A single genomic interval of Antechinus flavipes isolate AdamAnt ecotype Samford, QLD, Australia chromosome 1, AdamAnt_v2, whole genome shotgun sequence harbors:
- the LOC127543428 gene encoding hexosaminidase D-like isoform X3 encodes MKVVHLDMKGAAPRVSYLEQLFPLLSRLGADAVLIEYEDMFPFHGELELLRSPHSYSKHDIERIQQLATQNHLEVIPLVQTFGHFEFVLKHEKFWPLREVDRYPSTLNPHAAGTMPLLRAILGQVLDQHPHTRWLHVGADEVFHLGEGADSRAWILRHGEDVGHMYLNHVREVVTFLSWRHPGLRLLLWDDVLRRLPPQAVQESGIPQLADPMMWFYDPDLDTDQIGRIIAKYAESGFRSVWFASSFKGSTGPAQMWTPLSHHLSNQLSWLRVLRALQAASSGPHIRDAHPIRCQGIVLTGWQRYDHYSVLCELLPVAVPSLAICLQTLVAGEFTEVTKKTVMELLGFQTINLESSTCQGDGMFPGAEVYHLVEQVKELKENGLRALEEDSTAQGWFSPYHRKNHFGNPQNLEAFGRKLTKVSEAWESLLPTLQMHLGVVFYSNTVDEWLEEYVLPQLEPLRAMVRDYQELLQLKGKPGGARPGEVVLNPPAIPTPGPGFRGPRSRRESPGDGSFEG; translated from the exons ATGAAAGTTGTCCATCTGGACATGAAAGGAGCTGCCCCCAGGGTATCTTATCTGGAACAG CTGTTTCCACTTCTGTCCCGGCTCGGGGCAGATGCTGTGCTGATCGAATATGAAGACATGTTTCCTTTCCATGGGGAACTGGAGTTGTTACGTTCACCCCACTCCTACAG TAAACATGACATTGAGCGGATTCAGCAACTGGCAACACAGAACCACCTGGAGGTGATTCCCCTGGTGCAGACATTTGGCCACTTTGAG TTTGTGCTAAAACATGAGAAGTTCTGGCCCCTTCGGGAGGTGGATCGTTATCCCAGCACCCTGAATCCGCATGCAGCTGGGACAATGCCGTTACTCCGAGCCATCCTGGGCCAGGTTCTTGACCAGCACCCACATACCCGCTGGCTACATgtgggagctgatgag GTGTTCCACCTGGGTGAGGGTGCAGACTCCCGAGCCTGGATACTTCGCCATGGTGAAGATGTTGGTCACATGTACTTGAATCATGTTCGAGAAGTCGTGACTTTTCTGAGCTGGCGCCACCCAGGGCTTCGACTGCTACTTTGGGATGATGTGCTTCGAAGACTCCCACCCCAGGCCGTCCAAG AATCGGGGATCCCTCAGCTTGCAGACCCTATGATGTGGTTCTATGACCCTGACTTGGACACTGACCAGATTG GACGCATCATTGCCAAGTATGCAGAAAGTGGCTTCCGAAGCGtgtggtttgccagttccttcaaGGGTTCCACAGGCCCAGCCCAGATGTGGACACCTCTTAGCCATCACCTGAGCAACCAGCTGTCATGGCTTCGTGTGCTCCGAGCTCTGCAGGCTGCATCTTCTGGCCCCCACATCCGGGATGCCCATCCTATCCGCTGCCAGGGCATTGTTCTGACTGGTTGGCAGAG aTATGACCACTATTCTGTGCTGTGTGAGCTGCTCCCGGTGGCTGTTCCTTCCTTGGCCATCTGTCTGCAGACCCTCGTTGCTG GAGAATTCACTGAGGTGACCAAGAAGACAGTTATGGAGCTGCTGGGATTTCAGACTATCAACCTGGAGTCCAGCACATG CCAAGGAGATGGTATGTTTCCTGGGGCTGAGGTCTACCACCTGGTAGAACAAGTCAAGGAGCTGAAGGAGAATGGATTGAGAGCTCTGGAGGAGGATAG CACAGCTCAGGGCTGGTTCAGCCCTTACCATCGTAAAAATCACTTTGGGAATCCACAGAATCTGGAGGCCTTTGGCCGAAAATTGACCAA gGTGTCCGAAGCCTGGGAGAGCCTGCTGCCAACCCTACAGATGCATTTGGGTGTCGTGTTCTACTCTAATACTGTGGATGAGTGGTTGGAGGAGTATGTGTTACCCCAGCTAGAACCTTTGAGGGCTATGGTTCGGGATTACCAGGAGCTCCTCCAGCTGAAAGGGAAACCTGGGGGGGCCCGGCCTGGGGAAGTTGTGCTGAACCCCCCAGCCATCCCAACCCCAGGCCCCGGCTTCCGGGGTCCCCGTTCCAGGAGGGAGAGTCCAGGTGATGGCTCATTTGAGGGCTGA
- the LOC127543428 gene encoding hexosaminidase D-like isoform X2: MLQRNQKLLLQVASLLLCACAGLRLLLPRCLEPTSGRPWGEAGGGQPSPEPVDESTLGSWSQRLTGEVPRRDQTGVMKVVHLDMKGAAPRVSYLEQLFPLLSRLGADAVLIEYEDMFPFHGELELLRSPHSYSKHDIERIQQLATQNHLEVIPLVQTFGHFEFVLKHEKFWPLREVDRYPSTLNPHAAGTMPLLRAILGQVLDQHPHTRWLHVGADEVFHLGEGADSRAWILRHGEDVGHMYLNHVREVVTFLSWRHPGLRLLLWDDVLRRLPPQAVQESGIPQLADPMMWFYDPDLDTDQIGRIIAKYAESGFRSVWFASSFKGSTGPAQMWTPLSHHLSNQLSWLRVLRALQAASSGPHIRDAHPIRCQGIVLTGWQRYDHYSVLCELLPVAVPSLAICLQTLVAGEFTEVTKKTVMELLGFQTINLESSTCQGDGMFPGAEVYHLVEQVKELKENGLRALEEDSTAQGWFSPYHRKNHFGNPQNLEAFGRKLTKVSEAWESLLPTLQMHLGVVFYSNTVDEWLEEYVLPQLEPLRAMVRDYQELLQLKGKPGGARPGEVVLNPPAIPTPGPGFRGPRSRRESPGDGSFEG, translated from the exons ATGTTGCAAAGGAACCAGAAATTGCTTCTGCAAGTGGCCTCCTTGCTCCTCTGTGCTTGTGCCGGCCTCAGACTGCTTCTGCCCCGGTG TCTGGAGCCAACATCAGGCAGGCCCTGGGGTGAGGCAGGGGGTGGCCAACCATCTCCTGAACCAGTTGATGAGAGCACTCTGGGGTCTTGGTCTCAGAGGTTGACCGGGGAAGTTCCTCGAAGAGATCAAACAGGAGTGATGAAAGTTGTCCATCTGGACATGAAAGGAGCTGCCCCCAGGGTATCTTATCTGGAACAG CTGTTTCCACTTCTGTCCCGGCTCGGGGCAGATGCTGTGCTGATCGAATATGAAGACATGTTTCCTTTCCATGGGGAACTGGAGTTGTTACGTTCACCCCACTCCTACAG TAAACATGACATTGAGCGGATTCAGCAACTGGCAACACAGAACCACCTGGAGGTGATTCCCCTGGTGCAGACATTTGGCCACTTTGAG TTTGTGCTAAAACATGAGAAGTTCTGGCCCCTTCGGGAGGTGGATCGTTATCCCAGCACCCTGAATCCGCATGCAGCTGGGACAATGCCGTTACTCCGAGCCATCCTGGGCCAGGTTCTTGACCAGCACCCACATACCCGCTGGCTACATgtgggagctgatgag GTGTTCCACCTGGGTGAGGGTGCAGACTCCCGAGCCTGGATACTTCGCCATGGTGAAGATGTTGGTCACATGTACTTGAATCATGTTCGAGAAGTCGTGACTTTTCTGAGCTGGCGCCACCCAGGGCTTCGACTGCTACTTTGGGATGATGTGCTTCGAAGACTCCCACCCCAGGCCGTCCAAG AATCGGGGATCCCTCAGCTTGCAGACCCTATGATGTGGTTCTATGACCCTGACTTGGACACTGACCAGATTG GACGCATCATTGCCAAGTATGCAGAAAGTGGCTTCCGAAGCGtgtggtttgccagttccttcaaGGGTTCCACAGGCCCAGCCCAGATGTGGACACCTCTTAGCCATCACCTGAGCAACCAGCTGTCATGGCTTCGTGTGCTCCGAGCTCTGCAGGCTGCATCTTCTGGCCCCCACATCCGGGATGCCCATCCTATCCGCTGCCAGGGCATTGTTCTGACTGGTTGGCAGAG aTATGACCACTATTCTGTGCTGTGTGAGCTGCTCCCGGTGGCTGTTCCTTCCTTGGCCATCTGTCTGCAGACCCTCGTTGCTG GAGAATTCACTGAGGTGACCAAGAAGACAGTTATGGAGCTGCTGGGATTTCAGACTATCAACCTGGAGTCCAGCACATG CCAAGGAGATGGTATGTTTCCTGGGGCTGAGGTCTACCACCTGGTAGAACAAGTCAAGGAGCTGAAGGAGAATGGATTGAGAGCTCTGGAGGAGGATAG CACAGCTCAGGGCTGGTTCAGCCCTTACCATCGTAAAAATCACTTTGGGAATCCACAGAATCTGGAGGCCTTTGGCCGAAAATTGACCAA gGTGTCCGAAGCCTGGGAGAGCCTGCTGCCAACCCTACAGATGCATTTGGGTGTCGTGTTCTACTCTAATACTGTGGATGAGTGGTTGGAGGAGTATGTGTTACCCCAGCTAGAACCTTTGAGGGCTATGGTTCGGGATTACCAGGAGCTCCTCCAGCTGAAAGGGAAACCTGGGGGGGCCCGGCCTGGGGAAGTTGTGCTGAACCCCCCAGCCATCCCAACCCCAGGCCCCGGCTTCCGGGGTCCCCGTTCCAGGAGGGAGAGTCCAGGTGATGGCTCATTTGAGGGCTGA
- the LOC127543428 gene encoding hexosaminidase D-like isoform X1 — MRRPEDIDGESSGESDGGDRMVEGVTTPPRMLQRNQKLLLQVASLLLCACAGLRLLLPRCLEPTSGRPWGEAGGGQPSPEPVDESTLGSWSQRLTGEVPRRDQTGVMKVVHLDMKGAAPRVSYLEQLFPLLSRLGADAVLIEYEDMFPFHGELELLRSPHSYSKHDIERIQQLATQNHLEVIPLVQTFGHFEFVLKHEKFWPLREVDRYPSTLNPHAAGTMPLLRAILGQVLDQHPHTRWLHVGADEVFHLGEGADSRAWILRHGEDVGHMYLNHVREVVTFLSWRHPGLRLLLWDDVLRRLPPQAVQESGIPQLADPMMWFYDPDLDTDQIGRIIAKYAESGFRSVWFASSFKGSTGPAQMWTPLSHHLSNQLSWLRVLRALQAASSGPHIRDAHPIRCQGIVLTGWQRYDHYSVLCELLPVAVPSLAICLQTLVAGEFTEVTKKTVMELLGFQTINLESSTCQGDGMFPGAEVYHLVEQVKELKENGLRALEEDSTAQGWFSPYHRKNHFGNPQNLEAFGRKLTKVSEAWESLLPTLQMHLGVVFYSNTVDEWLEEYVLPQLEPLRAMVRDYQELLQLKGKPGGARPGEVVLNPPAIPTPGPGFRGPRSRRESPGDGSFEG; from the exons ATGAGAAGACCGGAGGATATAGACGGGGAAAGTTCTGGGGAGAGTGATGGAGGAGATAGGATGGTGGAAG GAGTAACTACACCCCCCAGGATGTTGCAAAGGAACCAGAAATTGCTTCTGCAAGTGGCCTCCTTGCTCCTCTGTGCTTGTGCCGGCCTCAGACTGCTTCTGCCCCGGTG TCTGGAGCCAACATCAGGCAGGCCCTGGGGTGAGGCAGGGGGTGGCCAACCATCTCCTGAACCAGTTGATGAGAGCACTCTGGGGTCTTGGTCTCAGAGGTTGACCGGGGAAGTTCCTCGAAGAGATCAAACAGGAGTGATGAAAGTTGTCCATCTGGACATGAAAGGAGCTGCCCCCAGGGTATCTTATCTGGAACAG CTGTTTCCACTTCTGTCCCGGCTCGGGGCAGATGCTGTGCTGATCGAATATGAAGACATGTTTCCTTTCCATGGGGAACTGGAGTTGTTACGTTCACCCCACTCCTACAG TAAACATGACATTGAGCGGATTCAGCAACTGGCAACACAGAACCACCTGGAGGTGATTCCCCTGGTGCAGACATTTGGCCACTTTGAG TTTGTGCTAAAACATGAGAAGTTCTGGCCCCTTCGGGAGGTGGATCGTTATCCCAGCACCCTGAATCCGCATGCAGCTGGGACAATGCCGTTACTCCGAGCCATCCTGGGCCAGGTTCTTGACCAGCACCCACATACCCGCTGGCTACATgtgggagctgatgag GTGTTCCACCTGGGTGAGGGTGCAGACTCCCGAGCCTGGATACTTCGCCATGGTGAAGATGTTGGTCACATGTACTTGAATCATGTTCGAGAAGTCGTGACTTTTCTGAGCTGGCGCCACCCAGGGCTTCGACTGCTACTTTGGGATGATGTGCTTCGAAGACTCCCACCCCAGGCCGTCCAAG AATCGGGGATCCCTCAGCTTGCAGACCCTATGATGTGGTTCTATGACCCTGACTTGGACACTGACCAGATTG GACGCATCATTGCCAAGTATGCAGAAAGTGGCTTCCGAAGCGtgtggtttgccagttccttcaaGGGTTCCACAGGCCCAGCCCAGATGTGGACACCTCTTAGCCATCACCTGAGCAACCAGCTGTCATGGCTTCGTGTGCTCCGAGCTCTGCAGGCTGCATCTTCTGGCCCCCACATCCGGGATGCCCATCCTATCCGCTGCCAGGGCATTGTTCTGACTGGTTGGCAGAG aTATGACCACTATTCTGTGCTGTGTGAGCTGCTCCCGGTGGCTGTTCCTTCCTTGGCCATCTGTCTGCAGACCCTCGTTGCTG GAGAATTCACTGAGGTGACCAAGAAGACAGTTATGGAGCTGCTGGGATTTCAGACTATCAACCTGGAGTCCAGCACATG CCAAGGAGATGGTATGTTTCCTGGGGCTGAGGTCTACCACCTGGTAGAACAAGTCAAGGAGCTGAAGGAGAATGGATTGAGAGCTCTGGAGGAGGATAG CACAGCTCAGGGCTGGTTCAGCCCTTACCATCGTAAAAATCACTTTGGGAATCCACAGAATCTGGAGGCCTTTGGCCGAAAATTGACCAA gGTGTCCGAAGCCTGGGAGAGCCTGCTGCCAACCCTACAGATGCATTTGGGTGTCGTGTTCTACTCTAATACTGTGGATGAGTGGTTGGAGGAGTATGTGTTACCCCAGCTAGAACCTTTGAGGGCTATGGTTCGGGATTACCAGGAGCTCCTCCAGCTGAAAGGGAAACCTGGGGGGGCCCGGCCTGGGGAAGTTGTGCTGAACCCCCCAGCCATCCCAACCCCAGGCCCCGGCTTCCGGGGTCCCCGTTCCAGGAGGGAGAGTCCAGGTGATGGCTCATTTGAGGGCTGA